The Nostoc sp. PCC 7524 nucleotide sequence AAAAACATATAAACATTATTATTAGATATATAGAGTTAAATATATCCATAACTAAGAAATGTATAACTATCTCATTCTAGAGAATAAAACAGCAGCTTCTTACGAAAACTTAACTTATCCTATTTTTAGGACACGCTTAAAAACATTAGATTCTGATGAGTCTATAATTGCTTTGGCTGTAAACCTGGATTCAAAACCAATTGGACTTGCTTTAGCTGAAATATTAACAGTAGAAAATAAAAAAATAGCCTCAATTCTTTCGTTGTTTGTAGTACCAGAACACCGAGGATGTACTATAGGTAAAAACTTATTGATTCATATTGAAGATATACTTCGTCAGCAGGCTTGTTCACTAATTAGTGTGATTTATGTTAATAATTCCACAAACCCATATTGGGAAAAAATATTAAAACAACTTAACTGGTCTACTCCACAAATACGGAGGTTCATTTGCTCTGGCTCGATAATTAATATTAAAGATGCTGCTTGGTTAAAAGTAGCTAATGCCTTATCTCCTAAATATACCATTTTTCCTTGGGTGAAGTTGACTAAACAAGAACGAGATTTAATTCAAAGACAGCAAGCTGTTGCCAATTGGTATCCAGAAGAACTTTCTCCTTGGGAAGAAGAAGAGAAGATTGAGCCATTGAACAGTTTGGGCTTACGCTTTCAAGACCAAGTGATTGGTTGGATAGTAACGCACAGAATTACTATTGATACAATCAGATACAACAGATTGTTTGTCCGGCAAGATTTAGAACCTTTAGGTCTTGGTGGTGTATTGTTAGCAAAAGCCATTCAGCTTCAATTAGAGAGTATGAAAGATAGCAAAGCGGTTTTTGTTGTCAATACCAATAACACACCAATGGTTAAATTTCTCCATAGACGATTAGCTCCATATCTTGATTCTCTACGCCAATCTTGGGAAAGTTTCAAAGTTTTGGATTGATTAGTTGTTGCGACTGGAACGGTGCTACAGTCAAGAGCTAGAAAGCAAAATTAAGTGTTAGACGGAATTTTAAGCCTTGTGTGTACACTATAGCTTTTTAAGGGGGATTTAGAGGGATCTGAAAAGTTTTGCTACCAATAACAGGACTTTTCAAACATCCTCTTAGGCATCCAGATACTCACACCCCTTTAAAAAGAGACATAAATGTTTTATTTAAAGTACAAAAAGAATATCTGGAAGTATTGTTTCAATAAAACTAATCAAGTTAAGTGTTATCCAGGTCACTTTATTTTGTGAATTTTTAAGGAAGGATTGGAGAAAAATATGCCTGATATCAAAATAAACAATCTTCAACCAATGGCAGAATATGAAGAACTGTCAGATTTGGAATTAGAGTCCGTAGTCGGTGGTATTGGTCCCTTTGCTTTTGTGGCACTGTTTGCGGCAGCAGCTTGTTTCTTGAGAGAAAAGCATGAATTATGAGTATTGCCTTTATACGGGTTTTTTATCGTAAGAATATTTACCGCTATTTTCCATAAATGCGATCGCCTATTTTCGGTAAAAATTCCATAAATATATTATTTCCGCATATTGTTTATTTAAGTATATTTTCTGACGTTAATAATAATGATTATTGCTTACCCTAAGTATAGTATTTGAACTTAGAGTAAAAATGTCACTATCAACTACTGACCAAATAAACTACCAGTTTTTACTCCTCACCCATATGGTGTGTGCTGACGGACAAATTCACAGTGAAGAATCAAAAGCACTGCAAGATTTGGGACAGCAAGCCAAAATGGGAACACGTACCCTTGAGGAGATGGAGAAAATACTCAATCAAGATAAAGGTTTCATATCTCTTGAAGAGGTAGCGCGTCACATCCCCACCAAGGAGAAAAGTGAGGCGATACGACAAATACTAGCAATTGCTTATGTTGATGGTTACTGTTCACCTTCAGAAAAGGAAATGGTTAACTATGTTGCAAAAATTTGGAATTGGTCAGACACAGAAATTACAAACTTGCTAGAAGGAGCAAAAAAATTTAGCACAGTTCAAAATATTTATAGCGATATCGAAAAATACGAACTATCTGTAGGTGCGCGTCTTTTAAAGGGGGTAGATTCACTTTTATCACGCGCTATTGTGGATAATTTAACACAAATTGCACCTAAGAATCTCGGAGATAAAGTAAAGAAACTGCGGAAAGAAATACTACTATCTGGGGCTGAATATGAAAAAGCTACTCAAAAATGTAAATCAATAGCAACTGAAGACTACAAATATACAGATAACTCACTTCACATTGCTTATACTACTCTTGAAAATCTAGTAGAAAATATTCAACAAACTACTGAATCAATACATAAAACAACAAGTAATAAAGGACAAGCTAATACAGCTAAGGAAGTAGCACAACAGCTTGAAGTTACAAAAAATGCTCTCTCGGCTGAAGTTATCAAAAAACTGGAAGGAGTACGTGAATCACTCCGATCAAAACAACGTGCTTTAAATTATTTTAGTATCGCCTTTATGGGCAAAACTAAAGCTGGTAAAAGCACTCTCCATGCAATTATTACGGGCGATGGTTGGGAAGCAATTGGTGTTGGTAAACAGCGTACTACTCGTTTGAACCGCGTTTATGAATGGAAAAATATTCGGATTATTGACACTCCTGGTATTGGTGCGCCTGGTGGAGCAAGTGATGAAGAGATTGCTGAAAGAATTATCGAAGAATCTGATGTTATCTGCTATGTAGTTACAAATGATAGTGTTCAAGAAACTGAATTTAAATTTTTAGAACTTCTAAAGGAAAAAGCAAAACCACTGATTATCTTATTAAATATTAAGAATAATCTCCGTGACCAGCGCAGATTAGATTATTTCTTGCAAGATCCAGACAAGCTATTTGTTATGGATAGTAGTAGTGGTTTAGGCGGACATATTGAACGCATTCGTCGCTACGCCAAAAATCATTATGCTAATGATTATTTTGATATTATTCCTGTGATGCTCTTAGCTGCACAAATGTCACAAGAACCAGAGCATCAAGACAATCAAGAAAAGCTGTTTCAAGGAAGCCATATACAAGAGCTTCTTGATGCTATTCGAGTGTCGTTAGCCGAGCATGGAGTGATTCGGCGTTCTCAAACTCTACTTGGTTCTACTGTTAGCGCAATTGAAACTCCAAATGAATGGGTGAATGAACAGATAAAAGTTTATCAAGATTTGATTAATAATTTAAAAAATATGCGTGATAAGTTTCAAAAAGACATCGCAAAAGCAGCTAGAAAGAATCACGAATACTTATTCCAACAAATTAAAACTACCTTTAAAGAGGTATTCGATATAATTCAACCTTTTGCAGAAGAAAATTGGAATGTTGAACAAAGCCAGTTGAACTCCAAATTGAAAGATAAACCCGAAATATTAAATATTGAAGGAAAATTAAATATAGCTTTTAAAGAATGTGAAGAAAAATTTAATAAAGACGTGCAAGAAATACTAAGGGAAATAGGTAATGAATTGCAAAATATAGCTAGATTAAAGTTCGGTAATGTTAACTTAAACGAGCAAGACAGTATCCCCTATAAAGATATGCTACGTTTTAGTGGTAAATTATTAGGAGTATTAGGAGCGTCGGCATTTTTATTTGCTGCACCTGTTGGAATTTTTCTAGGAGTTACTGGTGCTTGTTTACATTTAATTTCTAATTTTCTCAAATCTGAGGAGCAAAAACGCCGTGAAGCTGTAGAAAATATTCGTAACTCTCTAAACAATCAATTCAAAAGTGAACTAGAAAAAACTCTGAAAAATGCCGAAGAGTCTTTCAGTAAATATTCTAAGGATGTAGAAAGTAATATTAGCAATTACTTCAATGAACTAATTGAAAGCTTAGAAGTAATTATCAAGCATCTAGAAAATACTCAAAATAAATTAGATGGCTGTGCTGAAAATCTTAATCGTGCTTATGCCAAACGTATTGTAGATTGGTGTGCAGATAAATATGAACCGTTGACTGATGAAGGTATTCTCACAACTATTGCTCAGGTAGATAGAGATTTTGGACGAAACATCAAAATCCAAACTAAATCTGAGTTTAAGTCTAAAAGATTCCAGAAAATAATTAACCAGGTTTTACAAGAAGACATCTCTATTATCTCAGTCAAGTCTTCTGAACAAACATTTGGCAACCTACAGCATAAAACCTAAATATTAGTTAATGACACTATAGGAATCTGGTTTGACTTGTGAAAGGTTAGTAGTGAGAACTTTAGTTCTCTCTACGAGATGCTCCGTGAAAAAAAGGACTAAAGTCCTTACTACGAACTGAATCCTATGATTTTTACATTGCTTCACATAGTTTAGTTTTTTCTAGTCGTTCTACTTATGTTTTGTTGCACAGTTCTAAAAAGGAGTTAAAAATGGTTCAAAATAATATAGTTTTTAATGCTGCTGAGATCGCTAATAAATTTAGTGAAGCAAGCCGTCGGTTTGATAATATCTTAGTTGAAGCAAAGCATCCTGAATTGACAGCTATTCGTCATAAACTTCATGATGAAACCAATAAATATCGTGAAAATGGTATGATGACTGTAGCTTTTATCGGTCAATATAATGCTGGTAAATCAACAACTATCTCTGCACTAACAGGAAAGCGTGATATTAAGATTGATTCAGATATTGCAACTGATAAAACTACTAGCTATGACTGGAATGGTATTAAGTTAATAGATACACCAGGATTATTTACAGACCGCAAAGACCATGATGATATTACTTATGATGCAATCAATAAAGCCGACTTATTAGTTTTCAGCCTCACTTATATGCTTTTTGATTCAATCACAGTAGAAAATTTTAAAAAGCTAGCTTATGAAAAAGGCTATCGCTGGAAAATGATGCTGCTCATCAATAAAATGTCTGATGAAGCTGGAGACGAAGCACAAAAAATTGCTAATTATCGCCAAAGTTTAGCTGATGCACTTAAGCCTCATAGTCTTGATGAATTTCCTGTGTGCTTTATTGATGCTAAGGATTATTGTGAAGGTATAGATCAAAAAGAGGATTTTTTGATTGACATTAGCCGCTTTCCAACATTTATTGATGCTTTAAATAATTTTGTTAAAAGCCGTGCTACACTTGCCCGTTATGATACACCAGTCAGAATTATTTTAGCGACTTTAGACGAAGCTCAATTAAGCTTTACACGCAATTCTAATCAAGACACGGCATTTCTAGAAGTAATGGCACGTTTGTCGCGTACAGTACGTAAAGAGAGAGAACGTCTACGAATCAAATTTAATAGTATAGCCCTAGCAATGTCTTCTGCAATTTCTCAAGAGGGCATTAAGTTGGCATATTCCGTGGGAACAATGACTCAGGAAGATTTTGAAAAGCTGAATCACCAAACTGAGCTAAATGTAGAAAAACACTATACAGATGCTACAGAACAACTAAAAAACTTAGTCGAATCAGCAATTAAAGAGATTAGTCAAGAAGTAGAAGAAGTGTTACAAAGTAATCTTGTGCAAACTTTTATAACTTGCTTGGACAATACTGAAAGACTATCGGCTAAGAATGTTAATAATAATATAAGTATTGAACATCTACAAAATCAAGTAAAGTCTCTGCAACAAATTGGTGAACTGTTAGGTGTTCATTGGGAAAAATTTACTGCTGGGAGGGTAGCGGCTAGTGGTCAAGGTTTTTTAAATGCCTCAAATGTAGCTGGTAGTAATCTCCATCATGTAGTTTATGGTGTAGGAAAATTTATTGGTGTAGATTTCAAGCCTTGGCAAGCTGTTGGTATCGCCAAAGAATTTGCTAATTTTGCTATGTTTCTTGCACCTATAATAGCAGTAGTTGGTGTGCTTGCAGATTTTCATGCTATGCAACAAGAAGCTGAAAGACAAGAGAAAATGGCTGAAGCTCGTCGAGAGATTACTAGCTATTTTATGAGTGTTGCCAAGAGTCTTGAAAATCAAATAGATAGTATATTTAGGGATGTAGATTTACAAATCTACGGAGAAATTGATAAGCAAATTTTTGCTGCACGCCAACATGAAGAAAATGCGATCGCACTTTCTAACACTTGGGTAAAACAACTCACTCAAATTCGTCAAGATTTTGAGTCTATTCTTCGCTACATTAACCAAGTGATGGAAAATCACCAAGCCTGACATCATCAACTTTTAAAACCGTCCATTCCCTTGAATAATATGTTTGGCAGTAGTCAGAGTCTCTAAACTAATAAATCCCCGACGGTGGCCTTTTTGATTGGACATCCCTAAAAATACTGAGTCTCCCCGTGAAGGGTTACGAGAAAACCGGGGGGATGTGTTGATATAAGTTGATGCACTGTGAACACCTAACGCAAACTGCCTACTTTCTTGATAGGATTCAGTGGCAATTGAGTCAGCATGACCGCTACTATATTGATTAATCCAAGCGATCGCACCTTCTAGGCTATCCACCAATTTAAATGCTACTGTCTTGGTTAAATAAGCACATCCCCATTCATTGTCTTTTGCTAGCTGTAATTGTGGGAAGGCTTCTACTAATTCTGCGTCACCTTTGAGTTCAAAGCCTTTTTCTTTCAAACTATTCCATAGCACTGCCAAGGATGATGGCATGGCTTGACGGTGAATCAACACTTTTTCAATCGCATTAACGGGATCTGGTTCGCTGTCATGGCTATCAATAATCATCCACCGCACCATCTCTAGACTGCCATTGAGTGACCAGTAAAGGTAACAATTACCCATTGCTGACTTTAACACTGGACAGGTGGCTTGCCGCATTACCTGCTGTACTAAACTAGAACGGCCGTAGGGAATGGCTAAATTGACATATTGGTCTTGGGTAACTAAATCACGAATGGAAGCCCCATGTTCTGCGGTAATTAGTTCTATACAACCTGCTGGTAAACCAACTTCCGCAAGTGCGTGTTGTAAAACTTCAGAAATAGCAGCGTTAGAGTGACTAGCTTCTGTACTGCCTTTGAGGATGATACTATTACCAGTTTTAATACACAAAGCCGCCGCGATCGCGCCTAAATCTGGAAAGGCTTCATAAATAAACCCAATCACTCCCAAGGGCATTAATTGGGAGTAACTTTGAGAGTCTTCTGGTTGATAGTCGGCGTTTCTGACGCGCCGTAGTGGATCTGAAAGTTCTCCCAACCTTTGGAGAATTTCTACGGTTGTTTCTAGTCTTGTGGGAGTTAGCTTCAGCCAATCCAAAATCAATTCTGGCACTGCCATTTCCCGACTAGCTTCCAAATCCAAGGTGTTGGCTTCTAAAATGTCGTCAAATGATTGCTCTAGAGCCTGTGCCATTGCTAACACAGCGCGACTGCGATCAGTTCCCTTAGTAGTGCCTAACTTCAGGGACGCTTGATAAGCGCGTTTGGCGCTTTTCATGGGTTCGGGTGAATCATCCAAAGGTGGAACAGTCATTGAATTATCGTCTGTAGGTAAGCCAGACCATGAGTGCTGGCAGGATAGCCAACAATACTGCCACCATTGCCCAAGCAATAATGCTAGAACCATTTGCTAGTCGCAGTGCTAATGGTAGCCATATAATCACTAGCACGAAAATAACGCCTAATGCTATAGGTAAATAGCTTTCTGTCAATTTGGGATGAACAACATTCCAGCTATTCCCTGTCCAGCGCCAAGCACGCTTATAGGGATAGGTAGTGGAAAGTTGTTCTAGCACATGGCCATTCTCTTCTACGACAAAGATTTGCTGACAGCGATCGCAACCAAATGCTTCTGTCAGCGTAATCGGAACTAACCGTCCCTTGCGGCGACAGGGACAGGGATACTCGGAGTTAAAATCGATTTTTTCGGGTTTTTTAGATTGCACAAGCGTTCTAATTACTTGAGCGTGGTTTCTAGAAGTTTTGAGAGTCTAATCCCTGGGTAAATTCTGAGGGTTTCTCTCTGATTAACTGTTGATATTAAGTCACAAACTCAGGCACATACAGCCAATTTTTGTAGTAGCGAATGTAGCTAACTCATGGTGTTGTGTCTGTTGTGGGAATTTAGCACTGTTGGTGTTCCGGCTGTTCTAGTAGTAATCTTGTTTAAAAATTTCTGTAGTTTCATCTGAATGTTCAAATTTAATGTATCTGCATTTTTTGAGCATTGACTACGTTGGCGAGTTTGATATATTTCTAAGCTTACGTGGCAAACACTCTGAAGACAACCCATTTAGTTAAGATGTATCCAAGAGCTAACCATTGGTTTGGCTGAGAAATTTCTCCTCAGTTATCTCTGGAATAACTCCAACTCCTTGTTCTATTATCAAGGTTCTTTGTAGTCTTCCTTAAGTATTGTGATGCAATCCCACTCACAGATTTTAGGAGAATTTTGGTCAGCAGGTATTGTTTACACATCCGCCAATTTCTGCACTTCTTTCCCTAGATAGATTTTGGCTATCTTGACTACCAAAAAACAGAATTCTGCACCTGACAACACTGTTAATTGAAGCTACTTTGCATCCAGTGCAATACACTATCCAAAGTCTGGTGGCAAGATCATAGGTTGTCAGTTTGCATTGCCACTTTGAAACGAGACATTAATCTCAGAAGCGGGTAACGCGATTCGAACGCGCGACATTCACCTTGGCAAGGTGACGCTCTACCACTGAGCTATACCCGCAAACCTCACTTTATTAATATCTCAGAATTTTTGAGATTTGTCAACTACTGCCACACAAATTTTTGATTGCTGAGTTCTCTAGCATCAGAATTCAGCAATCATCACACCTGTCAACTCACTTCTTCAGACTCAGAGGTTAATGTGCTGACGCTGGACTTGGGAAAAGCTGCTGGCAAAGATTGGGGATTGTGAGCGTAGGCATCTGTCAAGTTAGAGCGCAATTGCCGCATCAAGCTGGCCATTTCTAGGGCATTCATGGCATAATCCCAACCATGATTACTTTTGATCCCAGCCCTTTCTAGAGCTTGCTGCATAGTATCTACCGTCAAAATCCCAAAAATCACGGGTACTCCAGTTTGAAAACTAGCAGCCGCAATTCCTTTAGCGACTTCGGAAGATACATAATCAAAATGGGGCGTTTGTCCGCGAATGACTGCACCCAGACAAATGACTGCATCATAACGGTGAGAAAGAGCTAGTTGACGAGCAACAAGAGGTACTTCAAAACTGCCAGGAACCCAAACATAATCTACCTGATCCCCGTGAGGGTTAGGATCTACACCATGACGCTTCAAGCAATCTTGACATCCTTCTAGCAACTTTCCGGTTACAAGGTCATTGAATCGACCGATAACCACTGCCAAACGCAAAGGTTCTGCTTGAGTGAAAGTTCCCTCAAAAACTGCCATGACTGCCTCTTATCATTAACTATACTCTTGCCAATATACATTTCTTCTCTAAAAGTAGAAGAGCAGGAGGACACAATTAGGTACAAAGAACCAAGAAAAATGGGTCAATTCATCTTGTATCTTTATACCTGTACTGGTGGCTCTCCTGCCCCTATTGCATTGTTGCTACTAGATGTGCTACAGCGAGATGTTCTCTTAAACCACAAAAAAGTTTAATAGTCCCACCAATAGCACCAAAGCGATCCAAACTCCAGAGCCTAGCCAGAGTAGTTTTTTAGATTCAACCCAGTTTTGGGGAGTGGCATAGGCAACAGGTACGCCAACAACCAGGACAAAAGACATTAGTACAAGAGCTACTAGAGCAAATTGGAATATTATGGTCATTTTTACTTCTCCCAAGACAGCAAAATACTGAAGGAAATTCTAAAGATAGAATAGCCTAAAGGACGACACTGACATTTTCCCTTATTTGTAAGCTATCAGAAATTGTCACAATTTAGTTAATAGTCCATAGTCAATAGTCCATAGTCAATAGTCCATAGTCCATAGGTGTTAAGATTTGTAACTCTTGATCGGTATGGTCATGAGGCATTGCTTAATTTTCTATGTTCTATCCCCAATCTCAAAACACAAGTCTGTTATTGACTATTGACTGTTGACTGTTAACTGTTGACTATTGAATATTGACTATGGATGTAATTCTTTGTCACACTACCGCCGATTTTGATGCTTTAGGGGCAGCCGTCGGGCTAACTTGTCTACTACCGGGCAGTAAAATTGTGTTAACAGGTGGCGCTCATCCACCTGTACGGGATTTTTTGGCACTGCATCGAGATGAATATCCACTGATTGAAAGACGTTCGGTAAATCCAGACAAAATTCGTTCGGTGACAGTTGTTGATACCCAACAGCGCGATCGCTTGGGTAAAGCTGCTGAGTGGTTAAATTTACCACACATTAAAAATATTACAGTCTATGACCATCACCTCGGTCAAGAGTCTGATATTCCGGCTCAAGAGTTTCACATTGCTGATGTCGGAGCAACCACAACTCTGATCGCCGAGAAATTACAACAAAATCATATCTCTCTCACTCCTGCTCAAGCCACGGTGATGGCTTTGGGGATTCATGTCGATACTGGTTCTCTTACCTATGACCAATCTACGCCACGGGATGCGGTGGCTTTGGCTTGGTTGATGCAACACGGAGCTAGTTTATCGGTAATCTCTAATTATCGTGATCCCGGCTTATCTCGCCAATTACAACAACTGTTAACTACAGCCTTAGAAAAATTAGAATATCTGTGTTTACGTGGTTATACTATTGCTTGGGTAACTTTAAAGACAGAAAACTTTGTACCAGGTTTATCAAGTTTGGCATCGCAACTGGTAGAGTTAACCGAAATTGATGCTTTACTATTGGCGGCTGAATATCCCTTAAGTGAAGATGAATCAAGGTTGACAGTAATTGGGCGATCGCAAATTCCTGGTGTACATCTTGACTTATTATTTCAAACATTTGGCGGTGGAGGTCATTCCCAAGCATCATCGCTCAACTTACGCAAAGTCAATACACAAGATGTCTTGCAAACACTCCTAAACGGCATAAAAACTAGTATCCCTCATCCCCAGACTGCCAGAGATTTAATGTCTTCCCCAGTCCGCACGATTCGCCCAGAAACCACCATTGCCGAAGCACAAAGGATTTTGTTGCGTTATGGACACTCTGGCTTATCTGTAGTTGATACCGCAGATCAACTTGTAGGAGTAATTTCTCGACGGGATTTAGATATTGCTTTGCATCACGGCTTTAGTCATGCACCAGTCAAGGGTTACATGACTACAAATTTAAAGACAATTACCCCAGATACAACGCTGCCACAAATTGAGTCCTTAATGGTGACTTATGATATTGGACGCTTACCAGTGTTAGATAGTGGGCAGCTAGTCGGTATTGTCACTCGTACTGATGTCCTGAGAGAATTACATCAAGCCCATGAGGAAAGAGACAGATGGGAAGATGGTGAGACAGGAAGATGGGGAGATAGGGAAGTCAGAATTCCCACATTAACAGAATTGCGCGTTCGCCTAACTCCCCAGCTATGGGAATTACTCAGCACAGCCTCCCAAGCCGCAGAAAAACGCGGTTGGCATCTCTATTTAGTAGGTGGTGCGGTACGAGACTTACTCTTGGCAGAAGCAGCAGCCGGGAGTCTCATGATTACAGATATTGATTTAGTAGTTGATGGTTTTCATCAAGCCGCAGATGTAGGTGCAGGTGTAGAACTAGCAAAAGCACTCCAAGAAATTTACCCAACCGCCCGCTTAGAAATTCATGGTGCTTTTCAAACGGCGGCTTTGTTGTGGCACAAAGATCCCGAATTAGATTCCTTGTGGGTTGATATTGCCACCGCCAGAACAGAATTCTATCCTTACCCAGCAGCCAATCCAGAAGTAGAAGCCAGTTCTATTCGTCAAGACTTATATCGTCGAGACTTTACTATTAATGCCCTAGCTTTGCGCTTGACTTCTCCCCGTGCTGGTGAACTACTCGATTTCTTCGGGGGGTTGCTGGATTTACAAGCCAAGCAAATTCGAGTGCTGCACGCTAACAGTTTTATCGAAGATCCCACCCGTATTTATCGCGGTGTCCGCTTTGCTGTGCGTTTTGGATTTAACATTGAATCACGCACCGAAGAGTATATCCACTATGCTATCAACAGTGGTGTTTACGATCGCACCGCCCAAACTAACAACAAAACCCCAGCCCTACAAACGCGACTCAAAGCCGAACTGAAACACATCCTCGAAGCACCCTACTGGCAACCAGCTTTACAATTACTCGACAATTTAGGGGCTTTACAGTGCATCCATCCCACCCTCAAACTAGATCATCAACTTATCCGACAATTACGTTTACTAGAACGCTGTTTGCAAAAGTTTGATACTGCCCAAACTTTCACGCCTTGGCAAATGCGTTTAGAAGTATTAATTGCCCATCTAGCCCCCAAATATCGGCATAAAGTAGCGAAAAATTTACAATTGCAAGATGACAGTATCAAACGCTTGCAAAACTTAGCCACAGCTGAAACTGAAGTAATTACGTCTTTGCCTGAATGTGAACGCCCCAGTCAAATAGTGCAGCTACTCCGCAAATACGATTTAGAAACGTTAATTTTAGTTGCCTTGCAGAGTCAGAGAAAATTCAGACAGCAAATCTGGCATTATTTAACAGTTTTAGCTCATGTCCACCCAATTATTAATGGTAATGACTTAAAGAAATTAGGTTACAAACCGGGTCCACAATATCGACAAATGCTAGATGATTTACTCGCCGCAACATTAGATCGTGTGGTTAAAAACCAAGCAGAAGCAGAAGCATTTTTATCCGAAAATTATTAGACAATCTTTGTTAAGAAAATGTAGAGACCTTGCATACAATGTCTCTACATTTTCACTTTGAACTGTAAATAACACCTTAAATTAAATCTGGGTCGATATTTAACTCCCGCAGTTTTGCCGCTAAACGTTCTGCCTTTTGTTGTGCTTGTTGTGCATTTTGTTGTGCTTGTTGTGCTGCTTCTTCTGGTGTCGGGACTATTTCCCCATCTGCTGTGAAAAATCGCAATAGTCCCTGATGAATTCCCAAATACAACCCTAATTGTTGACTCCACAAATGTCCTTGTTCATTCGCTTGCAGAGGTTCATACTTGCCATCTACTAAATGAAAACCTGCAAATTCTAAGGTGTAGGGATCAAACTAAAAATAATCAGGCGTGCGAAAGGTATCTTGATATATTTCTTTTTTTAAACATCTGTCAGTATTTGCAGTTGAATCTGATAGAATCTCTAAAATAAAATGGGGATATTTGCCGTCTTCTTCCCAGACTACCCAACTTTTGCGAGTTTTGCGTTCTGTTCCCAACACTACGAAAAAGTCAGGACCCCGAAAGTATTCTGACTTGCGTTGGTGGGGACTATAATAAATCGTCAGGTTTCCTGCTGCATAAAAATCATTTCTCTCTCGCCACAGCAATTCTAAGCAGGTTAACAGCAAGATAATTTGTCTGAGATGCAGTTCTGTTTCCAAGGGAGGCTCGTCACTGTATAAATCACCAGGGGGAAATGTCACATCTGGACAGATGCCTGTTTGAGATTCTAATTCTGGAGCTATGGTCATAGAATGTATACGGCATCAAGTGTTTATGGGTTTATTTTAGCAGTGTTCTAGGAGGCGATAAGTAAAGCTTAAGCCTACGGCTATCGCTAGC carries:
- the ribH gene encoding 6,7-dimethyl-8-ribityllumazine synthase, with product MAVFEGTFTQAEPLRLAVVIGRFNDLVTGKLLEGCQDCLKRHGVDPNPHGDQVDYVWVPGSFEVPLVARQLALSHRYDAVICLGAVIRGQTPHFDYVSSEVAKGIAAASFQTGVPVIFGILTVDTMQQALERAGIKSNHGWDYAMNALEMASLMRQLRSNLTDAYAHNPQSLPAAFPKSSVSTLTSESEEVS
- the psbZ gene encoding photosystem II reaction center protein PsbZ; amino-acid sequence: MTIIFQFALVALVLMSFVLVVGVPVAYATPQNWVESKKLLWLGSGVWIALVLLVGLLNFFVV
- a CDS encoding CBS domain-containing protein encodes the protein MDVILCHTTADFDALGAAVGLTCLLPGSKIVLTGGAHPPVRDFLALHRDEYPLIERRSVNPDKIRSVTVVDTQQRDRLGKAAEWLNLPHIKNITVYDHHLGQESDIPAQEFHIADVGATTTLIAEKLQQNHISLTPAQATVMALGIHVDTGSLTYDQSTPRDAVALAWLMQHGASLSVISNYRDPGLSRQLQQLLTTALEKLEYLCLRGYTIAWVTLKTENFVPGLSSLASQLVELTEIDALLLAAEYPLSEDESRLTVIGRSQIPGVHLDLLFQTFGGGGHSQASSLNLRKVNTQDVLQTLLNGIKTSIPHPQTARDLMSSPVRTIRPETTIAEAQRILLRYGHSGLSVVDTADQLVGVISRRDLDIALHHGFSHAPVKGYMTTNLKTITPDTTLPQIESLMVTYDIGRLPVLDSGQLVGIVTRTDVLRELHQAHEERDRWEDGETGRWGDREVRIPTLTELRVRLTPQLWELLSTASQAAEKRGWHLYLVGGAVRDLLLAEAAAGSLMITDIDLVVDGFHQAADVGAGVELAKALQEIYPTARLEIHGAFQTAALLWHKDPELDSLWVDIATARTEFYPYPAANPEVEASSIRQDLYRRDFTINALALRLTSPRAGELLDFFGGLLDLQAKQIRVLHANSFIEDPTRIYRGVRFAVRFGFNIESRTEEYIHYAINSGVYDRTAQTNNKTPALQTRLKAELKHILEAPYWQPALQLLDNLGALQCIHPTLKLDHQLIRQLRLLERCLQKFDTAQTFTPWQMRLEVLIAHLAPKYRHKVAKNLQLQDDSIKRLQNLATAETEVITSLPECERPSQIVQLLRKYDLETLILVALQSQRKFRQQIWHYLTVLAHVHPIINGNDLKKLGYKPGPQYRQMLDDLLAATLDRVVKNQAEAEAFLSENY